From the genome of Streptococcus marmotae, one region includes:
- a CDS encoding SDR family NAD(P)-dependent oxidoreductase: MTKTILITGSTDGIGRHLALTLARAGHEVILHGRNKEKLQETLMSLQQETGSNLLHAYRADFSKIEEVKQFNKAIQRDFKKLDILINNAGIFSGSKRQANEENVELTFMVSVLAPYMIIKDLQTLLARTEAGRIINTSSYMHHFADTTDLDFGFERVYSPKLAYNNSKLYIIWLSRYFAEQFADQKLPITVNSYHPGLIATKMVTGGEPIITKQANASQLTEAKNQPKSVEEGIKTGYYLALSAEVADQSGFYFDDCQVKPVTDQSFSTVSLQKLLTYCEDKISVFKEANHG, from the coding sequence ATGACTAAGACTATTTTAATCACAGGTTCGACGGACGGTATTGGTAGACATTTGGCTCTGACCTTGGCAAGAGCAGGACACGAGGTTATTCTTCATGGGCGTAACAAAGAAAAACTGCAAGAAACCTTGATGAGCCTTCAACAGGAAACTGGTAGCAACCTTCTACATGCTTATCGGGCTGATTTTTCTAAAATAGAGGAAGTCAAGCAGTTTAACAAAGCTATCCAGAGGGACTTTAAAAAGCTAGATATTCTCATCAATAATGCTGGGATATTTTCAGGTTCCAAACGGCAGGCTAATGAGGAGAATGTCGAACTGACTTTTATGGTGTCCGTCTTGGCTCCCTATATGATTATAAAGGATTTACAGACTTTGTTAGCAAGAACGGAAGCGGGTCGTATCATCAACACTTCTTCCTATATGCACCACTTTGCAGACACGACAGACTTAGATTTTGGTTTTGAGCGGGTGTACAGTCCCAAGTTAGCTTACAATAATTCTAAACTATATATCATTTGGCTTAGCCGTTATTTTGCGGAACAGTTTGCTGATCAGAAACTGCCTATCACGGTCAATTCCTACCACCCAGGCTTAATTGCCACTAAGATGGTGACGGGGGGTGAACCAATCATAACCAAACAAGCTAACGCTAGTCAGTTAACAGAGGCTAAGAATCAGCCTAAAAGTGTGGAAGAAGGCATCAAAACCGGCTACTATTTAGCCCTATCAGCTGAAGTTGCTGACCAATCGGGATTTTACTTTGATGATTGTCAGGTCAAACCAGTCACCGATCAGAGCTTTTCAACAGTCAGTTTGCAAAAGCTGCTTACCTACTGTGAAGACAAAATTTCTGTTTTTAAGGAGGCAAATCATGGATAA
- a CDS encoding NADH:flavin oxidoreductase/NADH oxidase family protein, translating into MDKLLLEPLQLPNGQVLESRFFKSAMSETMADKQQAPSDDLIALYDYWAKQGMGVLVTGNVMVDGRYLGEPGNVVLDSDAHLNQFRKWAAVGQKTGVPIWLQLNHPGKQMYRSINQEPIAPSAIPISGGSASAFRPPREMTVFEIKEARDKFIAAGVRAKAAGFTGVQLHAAHGYLINQFLSPADNQRTDLYGGSLDNRLRFLVEIYQGLREKVGPDFTIALKLNASDFKEEGFGFEDCKYVVKRMADLGIDLIEVSGGNYETPVFGGEYESGAGFVTYAVALADLTSVPIVSTGGFRKVTQMEEAIEEGVAMIGLARPFVLRPSLVNDYREDSDFQLSTPRLTTGLSKLDQALGPIIGVSYYEAQMKRLAKGRSVKISQNAWPYLLQTVKVHGLSALKPRRK; encoded by the coding sequence ATGGATAAACTCCTGTTGGAACCTCTCCAACTTCCAAATGGTCAGGTCTTAGAGAGCCGCTTTTTCAAATCAGCTATGAGTGAAACCATGGCTGACAAGCAACAAGCTCCCTCGGATGACTTGATTGCTCTATACGATTACTGGGCCAAGCAGGGTATGGGCGTCCTAGTGACAGGTAATGTCATGGTGGATGGTCGCTATCTGGGAGAACCGGGCAATGTGGTCCTTGATTCAGACGCTCATTTGAATCAATTTCGAAAATGGGCAGCCGTTGGACAAAAAACCGGTGTCCCTATCTGGCTCCAACTTAATCACCCTGGCAAACAGATGTATCGCTCCATCAATCAAGAGCCTATTGCACCGAGTGCTATTCCGATTTCAGGCGGTTCAGCGTCTGCCTTTCGTCCGCCCAGAGAGATGACCGTTTTCGAGATTAAGGAAGCCAGGGATAAATTTATTGCGGCTGGAGTTCGTGCAAAAGCTGCTGGATTTACAGGGGTACAGTTGCATGCTGCCCATGGCTACTTAATCAATCAATTCCTCTCGCCAGCTGATAATCAGCGGACAGACCTTTATGGAGGAAGTCTGGACAATCGCCTACGGTTTCTTGTTGAAATTTACCAAGGGCTTCGTGAAAAAGTGGGACCTGATTTTACCATTGCACTGAAACTGAATGCCTCTGATTTTAAAGAAGAAGGCTTTGGTTTCGAGGATTGTAAGTATGTGGTAAAACGTATGGCTGACCTGGGCATTGACCTGATTGAAGTTTCAGGTGGTAATTATGAAACTCCTGTCTTCGGTGGTGAATATGAGAGTGGTGCTGGCTTTGTCACCTATGCGGTAGCCTTAGCAGACCTTACTTCAGTTCCCATTGTGTCAACAGGTGGCTTTCGTAAGGTCACTCAAATGGAAGAGGCAATTGAAGAAGGTGTAGCCATGATTGGTCTTGCACGGCCTTTTGTCCTGCGACCAAGTCTGGTCAATGACTATCGAGAAGACAGTGATTTTCAGCTGTCAACACCACGCCTGACAACAGGTCTTTCAAAATTGGATCAGGCACTGGGTCCTATTATCGGTGTTAGTTATTACGAAGCGCAGATGAAGCGTTTGGCCAAGGGAAGAAGTGTCAAAATCAGTCAAAATGCCTGGCCTTATCTTCTTCAGACAGTCAAAGTCCATGGCCTGTCTGCACTGAAACCGAGACGAAAATAG
- a CDS encoding recombinase family protein — protein MKYGYIRVSTREQNIDRQLTAMRQEGIKEEFLFIDQSSGKNFNRKGYKRMLKRLEKGDEIVIKSIDRLGRNYDEIIKQWNYLVKEKNIDIMVLDFPLLNTNLKIDNITGKFISDLCLQVLSYVAQVERENIKQRQLEGIIEAKKKGVKFGRPIKRRPPNFDHIMKQLEASEITLQIASEKLGISKSTCYRWMRARKSDVIAQIGKTNTKCKEK, from the coding sequence ATGAAATATGGGTATATTCGTGTATCAACACGAGAGCAAAATATTGATCGTCAACTGACGGCGATGCGTCAAGAAGGGATTAAGGAGGAGTTTTTGTTTATCGATCAGTCTTCTGGTAAGAATTTTAATCGAAAAGGATACAAAAGAATGCTAAAGCGCCTCGAAAAGGGGGATGAAATCGTGATTAAATCAATTGATCGCTTAGGCCGTAATTATGATGAAATTATCAAACAATGGAATTACCTTGTAAAAGAAAAAAATATTGACATTATGGTATTGGACTTTCCATTACTGAATACAAATCTGAAAATTGATAATATTACAGGAAAGTTTATCTCAGACTTATGCCTCCAAGTTTTGTCCTATGTAGCACAAGTTGAGCGTGAAAATATAAAGCAAAGACAATTGGAAGGGATAATAGAAGCCAAGAAAAAAGGGGTGAAGTTTGGACGTCCGATAAAAAGACGCCCACCAAATTTTGATCACATTATGAAACAGCTAGAGGCGTCTGAAATAACGCTTCAGATAGCATCCGAAAAATTAGGCATTTCCAAGTCGACTTGTTATCGCTGGATGAGAGCGAGAAAGTCTGATGTGATAGCGCAAATAGGAAAAACAAATACAAAATGTAAAGAAAAATAG
- a CDS encoding GEVED domain-containing protein — translation MFKRKKDRFSIRKFKIGVGSVFLGSLLLVAPQVYADTGEVVEGTPASENTTLELPTNKEEINTEKLEDVSPSSTTTSVRDKVAVDKKVLLDEVAEFEKIKDTDQYVHATNKDSYDQELSRAQAILEKEEAPQEEINQVAASLAQARQALDGVAPVEEVERVAATIYKVAYTDQESGKEVYSASHSVAEKTTLPIDQPKEFHVTVDAKTDLKIQPALQGYKLAENQAETQAALVVERGGRNNLVNFNVVRDDQAAAGNNDIEGHTGFRTIPAEKTPEENIEKLYNPSTAETAKLYEEEAAKDVSSLKAQLNWLDWGDPSAAHNLDGDKLKVGSYYEKEIYPGYVVRVEVVGLKPFNASDTYKKRVEGTEAESTYDPNAINNQAGNKNIPKEVIVKPQNGYSNLLQQGLNAGNKPTIGANGNGGNIGVQFKLKATYLGKEVPANFFLATGEEARGNEAEIFVTDGEPFELLAELSEGKTKGSYFPATDQKDNGGLNDLIRKLKAQPNPEGYEVKYLANVNPEKSRIGIATTLDGKQVVFGDGIGTRVAGPNVTERWRRSVPLIVSRNAKTAELYIISNGQQSLMMGVAVFDEGDAPESYGPVAHMISDKVVQPYLGSKKADLDITDPSNLKVDFETDDLFNTGDEGVRQLVGEDKVHRTGSGKETYILHKAHDKTYTLEFKASNGAEASDAEQPTAYAYAWADFNNNGKFDEGERSELVTVNNATGDYQFTWNNVPQMVDPSVRKVAVRARIAKNQNDIAKPTGIAYSGEVEDFQVQVTHPPRGDKEETKGYVGEKQTINVEYIVGGTNPVKDTSGNGRVEFTAYGRQDYDFDTDNLIEDSAEVKIVAPNGDLVDSWKEPGQGTYTIEGKKITFTPEVTFTGKAKGVVLRVTDKNGASTGWEAADRNASETKLENVNNGSHTIETKTMDAVYIPEVINNKPKGKPAETEGPQGVAQTTDAKAMFKEYTTDDQGAPTDTVTDKESLKLDSLTLLNASGEPTTSVTVDGQGTYTLADGVIKFQPLPTFTGTATPVKVRIADASGDQAETTYTPTVKPIKPTAVESTTSGIQGAKQTSPIVFGDDSQPNSVNFKAGAESAPIDKSTITLLNAEGEPATSVEAVDETGKKVGTYKLDGETVVFTPNKDFVGTPVAVTVQAKDANGTPVTTTYTPTVEGVTPTGKDDTSTGKQGQPQEGTPTFTEGDPAVPVNISAENPAKFIDPTTGEPTEKTELPAKDKDGKEVGKYTIDPKTGKVTFQPNPDFVGTAEPVTVQAKDANGTPAEATYTPTVEGVTPTGKPVDSTGKQGQPQEGTPTFTEGDPAVPVEISADNPATFYDPVTKQPITDTTIPAMKDGKEVGKYTIDPKTGKVTFQPNPDFVGTAEPVTVQAKDANGTPAEATYTPTVEGVTPTGKPVDSTGKQGQPQEGTPTFTEGDPAVPVEISADNPATFYDPVTKQPITDTTIPAMKDGKQVGTYTIDPKTGKVTFQPNPDFVGTAEPVTVQAKDANGTPAEATYTPTVTAVTPAGKPVDSTGKQGQPQEGTPTFTEGDPAVPVEISADNPATFYDPVTKQPITDTTIPAMKDGKQVGTYTIDPKTGKVTFQPNPDFVGTAEPVTVQAKDANGTPAEATYTPTVEGVTPTGKPAESTGKQGQPQEGTPTFTEGDPAVPVNISAENPAKFIDPTTGEPTEKTELPAKDKDGKEVGKYTIDPKTGKVTFQPNPDFVGTAEPVTVQAKDANGTPATATYTPTVEGVTPTAEPAATTGIQGAKQTSPIVFDKDDTAKSVNFKDGDPDVKVDPESVTLLDAEGNPAESVTVTDKEGKPVGTYTIETGENGKKAVVFTPEKDFVGEAPAVTLQAKDVNGTAVTTTYEPTVTPVKPTGESAVSTGKQGQTQEGTPTFTEGDPAVPVEISEDNPAKFIDPETGKETDATELPAKDKDGKEVGKYKIDPATGKVTFTPNKDFVGTPVPVKVQAKDANGTPATATYTPTVTAVTPTGNPAESTGKQGQPQEGTPTFTEGDSEVPLSDEPAKLIDPKTGEEVTSVTIPDEGTYTVDPSGKVTFTPEKGFVGKGTGVTVKRTDKNGTPVDAKYTPTVEGVTPTGKDDTSTGKQGQPQEGTPTFTEGDSEVPLSDEPAKLIDPKTGEEVTSVTIPGEGTYTVDPSGKVTFTPEKGFVGKGTGVTVKRTDANGTPVKAKYTPTVTPVTPTGDNDSSTGKQGEEQEGTPTFKNGDGTPLVPDASNPAKLIDPKTGEEVTSVTIPGEGTYTVDPSGKVTFTPEKDFTGTGTGVTVVAKDKNGTPAKGVYTPGVIPNTPPTGVSPTVVVPQGSTPISDKDLIASVIPNDKEDGKDVTVTIKDNPVDYNVPGVYEVTFLVTDKGGLTTEVKKTVVVTPKPENPAVPTTPIVVEQDTPITPEDVAKNVKLPEGAKVKNVGKIPTTEIPGVKPSVTVTVELPNGDLVDVEVPVFVTPKPVVPNTPPTGTSPLVTVPQGSTPISDKDLITSVIPNDKEDGTDVTVTIKDNPVDYNVPGVYEVTFLVTDKGGLTTEVKKTVVVTPKPENPAVPTTPVVPVVPHSPVVPTTPAIPVAPHSPVTPAVPAISVITPSSEVSTPKETPVKESDAQMLPNTGDTADGLGTMYGIVALGLAGLALLGKRKREE, via the coding sequence ATGTTTAAAAGAAAAAAAGACCGTTTTTCAATTCGGAAATTTAAAATTGGAGTTGGCTCTGTATTTTTAGGGTCACTTCTATTGGTAGCACCACAGGTGTATGCTGATACTGGTGAAGTAGTAGAGGGAACTCCTGCTTCAGAAAATACGACACTAGAATTGCCAACTAATAAAGAAGAAATCAATACGGAAAAGCTTGAAGATGTCAGTCCTTCTTCTACGACAACATCTGTCCGTGATAAAGTAGCGGTAGATAAAAAAGTCTTGCTTGATGAAGTTGCAGAATTTGAGAAGATTAAAGACACAGACCAATATGTTCATGCTACTAATAAAGATAGCTATGATCAAGAATTGTCTCGGGCACAGGCTATTTTGGAAAAAGAAGAAGCTCCCCAAGAAGAGATCAATCAAGTTGCTGCTAGCCTAGCTCAAGCTCGTCAAGCCTTAGACGGAGTTGCTCCGGTAGAGGAAGTAGAACGTGTCGCAGCAACGATTTATAAAGTAGCCTATACTGATCAAGAGTCTGGTAAGGAAGTTTACTCTGCTAGCCATTCGGTTGCTGAAAAGACAACCTTGCCAATCGATCAGCCAAAAGAGTTTCATGTGACGGTGGATGCTAAGACAGATTTGAAGATTCAGCCTGCTCTTCAAGGTTACAAATTGGCAGAGAACCAAGCTGAAACGCAGGCAGCCCTCGTTGTAGAGCGTGGTGGACGTAACAACCTTGTCAACTTCAATGTGGTTCGTGACGACCAAGCTGCTGCTGGTAATAATGATATCGAAGGCCATACTGGCTTTAGAACAATTCCAGCAGAAAAAACGCCAGAAGAAAATATCGAAAAACTGTATAATCCATCTACAGCAGAAACTGCAAAGCTCTATGAAGAAGAGGCGGCAAAAGATGTTAGCTCTCTGAAAGCACAGCTGAATTGGCTGGATTGGGGAGACCCATCAGCTGCCCATAATCTAGATGGTGATAAGCTTAAGGTTGGTTCTTATTATGAAAAAGAAATCTACCCAGGTTATGTTGTACGGGTAGAAGTAGTAGGTTTAAAACCTTTCAATGCTTCTGATACTTACAAAAAACGTGTAGAGGGAACAGAAGCAGAGTCAACTTATGATCCTAATGCTATTAATAACCAAGCAGGAAATAAAAATATTCCTAAGGAAGTTATTGTAAAGCCTCAAAATGGTTATTCTAATTTATTACAACAAGGTCTTAATGCCGGGAATAAACCAACCATTGGTGCAAATGGAAATGGTGGAAATATCGGTGTTCAATTCAAACTAAAGGCAACTTATCTTGGCAAGGAAGTTCCAGCTAACTTTTTCTTGGCTACTGGAGAGGAAGCAAGAGGAAATGAAGCTGAAATCTTTGTGACAGATGGAGAACCATTTGAGTTGTTAGCTGAATTATCAGAAGGGAAAACTAAAGGCTCTTACTTTCCAGCAACAGATCAGAAGGATAATGGTGGTCTTAATGACTTAATTAGAAAGCTGAAAGCACAGCCTAATCCTGAAGGTTACGAAGTCAAGTATCTTGCGAATGTCAATCCTGAAAAATCTAGAATCGGTATTGCCACAACTCTGGATGGTAAGCAAGTTGTTTTTGGAGATGGGATAGGTACACGAGTGGCTGGTCCAAATGTAACGGAAAGATGGAGAAGGTCTGTTCCGCTCATCGTTTCGCGAAATGCAAAAACTGCTGAGTTATATATCATTAGTAATGGTCAACAATCCTTGATGATGGGGGTGGCTGTATTTGATGAAGGAGATGCACCAGAGTCATACGGACCTGTTGCTCATATGATTTCAGACAAAGTCGTTCAACCATATTTAGGAAGCAAGAAAGCAGACCTTGATATTACTGATCCAAGCAATCTCAAAGTAGACTTTGAAACGGATGACTTGTTCAATACAGGAGACGAGGGAGTGCGTCAGTTGGTCGGTGAGGACAAGGTACATCGAACAGGTAGCGGTAAAGAAACTTATATCTTACACAAGGCGCATGATAAGACCTATACATTGGAATTCAAAGCGAGCAATGGTGCAGAGGCTAGCGATGCTGAGCAACCTACGGCTTATGCTTATGCGTGGGCAGACTTCAATAACAACGGGAAGTTTGACGAAGGCGAACGTTCTGAACTGGTAACAGTAAACAATGCAACAGGTGATTACCAGTTTACTTGGAATAATGTGCCACAGATGGTGGATCCATCCGTTCGGAAAGTGGCAGTCCGTGCCCGTATCGCCAAAAATCAAAACGACATCGCAAAACCAACAGGAATCGCTTATTCAGGAGAGGTGGAAGATTTCCAAGTACAAGTAACTCATCCACCACGCGGAGATAAGGAAGAGACCAAAGGCTATGTTGGAGAAAAACAGACTATCAATGTTGAATATATAGTAGGAGGTACTAATCCAGTAAAAGACACTTCTGGCAATGGTCGTGTCGAATTTACAGCTTATGGACGTCAAGACTATGACTTTGATACAGATAATTTGATTGAAGACAGTGCAGAAGTGAAAATCGTTGCTCCAAATGGTGATCTAGTGGACAGTTGGAAAGAGCCAGGTCAAGGTACTTATACTATTGAAGGTAAAAAAATTACCTTTACACCAGAAGTAACCTTCACAGGAAAAGCTAAAGGTGTTGTCCTTCGTGTAACTGATAAAAATGGAGCAAGCACAGGCTGGGAAGCAGCAGATCGGAATGCTTCTGAAACAAAACTTGAGAATGTGAACAACGGAAGTCATACCATTGAAACTAAGACGATGGATGCAGTTTATATTCCAGAGGTTATCAATAACAAGCCAAAAGGTAAACCAGCTGAAACAGAAGGACCTCAAGGTGTTGCTCAAACAACAGATGCAAAAGCAATGTTCAAAGAGTACACAACAGATGACCAAGGTGCACCAACTGACACTGTAACAGACAAGGAATCCTTGAAGCTTGACTCCTTGACCTTGTTGAATGCATCTGGTGAACCAACAACTTCTGTCACCGTAGACGGTCAAGGTACTTATACACTAGCTGATGGTGTGATTAAATTCCAACCCCTACCAACCTTTACAGGAACAGCTACACCGGTCAAAGTCCGTATTGCCGATGCAAGTGGTGATCAAGCAGAAACAACCTATACCCCAACTGTTAAGCCAATTAAACCAACAGCAGTTGAATCAACAACTTCAGGTATTCAAGGGGCTAAACAAACATCTCCAATCGTATTTGGCGATGACAGCCAACCGAACTCAGTGAACTTCAAAGCAGGTGCTGAATCAGCTCCGATTGATAAATCAACTATAACCTTGTTAAATGCCGAAGGGGAACCTGCTACAAGTGTAGAAGCAGTGGATGAAACCGGTAAGAAAGTAGGTACGTATAAACTTGATGGGGAAACGGTTGTTTTCACTCCAAACAAAGATTTCGTAGGAACACCAGTAGCAGTAACGGTACAAGCAAAAGACGCAAACGGAACACCAGTTACAACAACTTACACACCAACAGTTGAAGGCGTTACACCAACAGGAAAAGATGATACGTCAACAGGTAAACAAGGACAACCACAAGAGGGAACTCCGACATTTACTGAAGGTGATCCAGCTGTGCCAGTGAACATTTCAGCAGAAAATCCTGCTAAATTCATTGATCCAACAACAGGCGAACCAACTGAAAAAACAGAACTTCCGGCGAAAGATAAAGATGGCAAAGAAGTTGGCAAGTACACGATTGATCCTAAGACTGGTAAAGTAACCTTCCAACCAAATCCAGATTTCGTTGGAACAGCAGAACCAGTGACAGTTCAAGCGAAAGATGCAAACGGAACCCCAGCAGAAGCAACGTACACACCAACAGTTGAAGGTGTTACACCAACAGGTAAACCGGTAGACTCAACAGGTAAACAAGGACAACCACAAGAGGGAACTCCGACATTTACTGAAGGTGATCCAGCAGTACCAGTGGAGATTTCAGCAGACAATCCAGCAACATTCTATGATCCAGTAACGAAACAACCAATTACTGACACAACTATCCCAGCGATGAAAGACGGTAAAGAAGTTGGTAAGTACACGATTGATCCTAAGACTGGTAAAGTAACCTTCCAACCAAATCCAGATTTCGTTGGAACAGCAGAACCAGTGACAGTTCAAGCGAAAGATGCAAACGGAACCCCAGCAGAAGCAACGTACACACCAACAGTTGAAGGTGTTACACCAACAGGTAAACCGGTAGACTCAACAGGTAAACAAGGACAACCACAAGAGGGAACTCCTACATTTACTGAAGGTGATCCAGCAGTACCAGTGGAGATTTCAGCAGACAATCCAGCAACATTCTATGATCCAGTAACGAAACAACCAATTACTGACACAACTATCCCAGCGATGAAAGATGGTAAACAAGTTGGTACTTACACGATTGATCCTAAGACTGGTAAAGTAACCTTCCAACCAAATCCAGATTTCGTTGGAACAGCAGAACCAGTGACAGTTCAAGCGAAAGATGCAAACGGAACCCCAGCAGAAGCAACGTACACACCAACAGTAACAGCAGTAACACCAGCAGGTAAACCGGTAGACTCAACAGGTAAACAAGGACAACCACAAGAGGGAACTCCTACATTTACTGAAGGTGATCCAGCAGTACCAGTGGAGATTTCAGCAGACAATCCAGCAACATTCTATGATCCAGTAACGAAACAACCAATTACTGACACAACTATCCCAGCGATGAAAGATGGTAAACAAGTTGGTACTTACACGATTGATCCTAAGACTGGTAAAGTAACCTTCCAACCAAATCCAGATTTCGTTGGAACAGCAGAACCAGTGACAGTTCAAGCGAAAGATGCGAACGGTACTCCAGCAGAAGCAACGTACACACCAACAGTTGAAGGTGTTACACCAACAGGTAAACCAGCAGAGTCAACAGGTAAACAAGGACAACCACAAGAGGGAACTCCGACATTTACTGAAGGTGATCCAGCTGTGCCAGTGAACATTTCAGCAGAAAATCCTGCTAAATTCATTGATCCAACAACAGGCGAACCAACTGAAAAAACAGAACTTCCGGCGAAAGATAAAGATGGCAAAGAAGTTGGCAAGTACACGATTGATCCTAAGACTGGTAAAGTAACCTTCCAACCAAATCCAGATTTCGTTGGAACAGCAGAACCAGTGACAGTTCAAGCGAAAGATGCGAACGGTACCCCAGCGACAGCGACCTACACACCAACAGTTGAAGGCGTTACACCGACAGCAGAACCAGCAGCAACAACAGGCATTCAAGGAGCTAAACAAACATCTCCAATTGTCTTTGATAAAGATGATACCGCTAAGTCTGTGAACTTCAAAGATGGCGATCCAGACGTTAAAGTGGATCCAGAATCTGTAACGCTATTGGATGCAGAAGGTAATCCAGCTGAATCTGTAACTGTAACAGATAAAGAAGGCAAACCAGTCGGAACGTATACAATTGAAACTGGAGAAAATGGCAAAAAAGCGGTAGTCTTTACACCAGAAAAAGACTTCGTAGGCGAAGCACCAGCTGTGACGCTGCAAGCGAAGGATGTGAATGGAACAGCAGTTACAACAACTTATGAACCAACAGTAACACCGGTTAAACCAACAGGTGAATCAGCAGTATCAACAGGTAAACAAGGACAAACTCAAGAAGGAACACCAACATTTACGGAAGGTGATCCAGCTGTGCCAGTGGAGATTTCAGAAGACAATCCAGCTAAGTTCATCGACCCAGAAACTGGAAAAGAAACAGATGCAACAGAACTTCCAGCGAAAGATAAAGATGGCAAAGAAGTTGGTAAGTATAAAATTGATCCAGCAACTGGTAAAGTGACATTCACACCGAATAAAGACTTTGTCGGAACCCCAGTTCCAGTAAAAGTCCAAGCGAAAGATGCGAACGGAACCCCAGCGACAGCAACTTATACACCAACAGTAACAGCAGTAACACCAACAGGTAACCCAGCAGAGTCAACAGGTAAGCAAGGACAACCACAAGAAGGAACTCCAACATTTACGGAAGGTGATTCAGAAGTACCATTAAGTGATGAGCCAGCTAAGTTAATTGATCCTAAGACAGGAGAGGAAGTAACAAGCGTTACCATTCCAGACGAAGGAACATACACAGTTGATCCAAGTGGTAAAGTAACGTTTACCCCAGAAAAAGGCTTTGTAGGTAAAGGAACGGGTGTAACGGTTAAACGTACAGATAAAAATGGTACGCCAGTAGATGCTAAGTACACACCAACAGTTGAAGGCGTTACACCGACAGGAAAAGATGATACGTCAACAGGTAAACAAGGACAACCACAAGAAGGAACTCCGACATTTACGGAAGGTGATTCAGAAGTACCATTAAGTGATGAGCCAGCTAAGTTAATTGATCCTAAGACAGGAGAAGAAGTAACAAGCGTTACCATTCCAGGCGAAGGAACATACACAGTTGATCCAAGTGGTAAAGTAACGTTTACCCCAGAAAAAGGCTTTGTAGGTAAAGGAACGGGTGTAACGGTTAAACGTACAGATGCAAATGGTACGCCAGTAAAAGCCAAGTACACACCAACAGTAACACCAGTGACACCAACAGGTGACAATGATTCTTCAACAGGTAAACAAGGTGAAGAGCAAGAAGGAACCCCAACCTTCAAAAACGGCGATGGTACACCACTTGTTCCAGATGCTTCTAATCCAGCTAAGTTAATTGATCCTAAGACAGGAGAAGAAGTAACAAGCGTTACAATTCCAGGCGAAGGAACATACACAGTTGATCCAAGTGGTAAAGTAACGTTCACGCCAGAAAAAGACTTTACAGGAACAGGAACAGGCGTAACAGTTGTTGCTAAAGATAAGAATGGTACACCAGCTAAAGGTGTATATACACCAGGAGTTATTCCAAATACTCCTCCAACAGGTGTTTCTCCGACAGTAGTTGTACCACAAGGAAGCACGCCAATCAGTGATAAAGACTTAATTGCTTCTGTCATTCCAAATGACAAAGAAGATGGTAAAGATGTGACCGTCACGATCAAAGATAATCCAGTTGATTACAATGTACCAGGAGTTTACGAAGTAACCTTCTTGGTAACTGATAAAGGTGGTCTGACAACAGAAGTTAAGAAGACTGTAGTCGTTACACCAAAACCAGAGAATCCAGCAGTTCCGACAACTCCAATTGTTGTGGAGCAAGATACACCAATTACACCAGAAGATGTAGCTAAAAATGTGAAGTTGCCAGAAGGTGCCAAGGTGAAAAACGTTGGTAAAATTCCAACAACTGAAATCCCAGGTGTGAAGCCAAGTGTGACCGTAACGGTTGAATTACCAAATGGTGACTTGGTAGATGTAGAAGTCCCAGTGTTTGTTACACCAAAACCAGTGGTTCCAAATACGCCACCGACTGGCACCTCCCCACTTGTGACAGTTCCACAAGGAAGCACGCCAATCAGTGATAAAGACTTGATTACTTCTGTCATTCCAAATGACAAAGAAGACGGCACGGATGTAACCGTCACGATCAAAGATAATCCAGTTGATTACAATGTACCAGGAGTTTACGAAGTAACCTTCTTGGTAACTGATAAAGGTGGTCTGACAACAGAAGTTAAGAAGACTGTAGTCGTTACACCAAAACCAGAGAATCCAGCAGTACCAACCACTCCAGTGGTACCGGTTGTTCCGCATTCTCCAGTAGTGCCAACCACTCCAGCGATACCAGTTGCTCCACATTCTCCAGTAACTCCGGCAGTTCCAGCAATATCAGTCATCACTCCTTCTTCAGAAGTTTCAACGCCAAAAGAAACTCCAGTCAAAGAGAGCGATGCGCAAATGTTGCCAAATACAGGAGATACAGCGGATGGACTAGGTACAATGTACGGCATTGTCGCACTAGGTCTTGCTGGTCTGGCACTTCTAGGAAAGCGAAAAAGAGAAGAATAA